GGACTTGGCAAAAAACTCAACCAATACCAGTTAAATGCAGAAGGTCTATCGTTATCATATGAACATGGAGGACTAATAGATTTTTTAGGACTCAATCGAATGGTTTGGAAAAAAGATGGGAAAGAGATCTTTTCATCGCCTTATTTTTTCCCATATAAAAAAAATAAAACCATCATCAATCGATTGTTAAAAAGATAAGAAGGCAAACTCAGTTTGAAAAAACTTTTTATTATCCTACTCCTTTTAGGACTGTTTTTATTCCACCTTAGGTTTTTATCGAGAGCCTTTGATTGGGATTCATGTGTATACGCACTCAACATCCAAAAAGATAGGATTGAATCTGCCTTTTTTAACCCACACCATCTCGGATTTGAATCCTCCGGTTTATTGTATTGGAAAATGATACGATCCATTTACCCAACAACAGACATTATGTTTTTTTTAAGATTGAGAATATTGACATTTTCTCTTTTTTTCTTGGGTGTTTTCATTTGGATTTATTATAAATTATACAAAGATTTTTTTCTTGCTGTCGTACTTGCGATGGTCATCCAAGTGAGCCAAGCATTTTGGTTTTACAGTTTGCACAACGATACGCCACTCATCCATTCTTGTTTGATGGCTTTATTATTCTTATTTACCATTTACTTCTTACGAAAGGGATTAAATCAAAAACACTTAGCCATTTTGTGGTTGATTCAACTTTTTTCCATTTACTTCCACCAATCTAATGTGATCCATTTTGGAATGGTGCCAATGGCAATCTTTTTGTCTCCCAACCGAAGTCTCGGCAAAAAATTAAGAATTATTTTCATCTACTTAACTTGTTTAGGCGCTGCAACCATCATTTCCTATTTATTTGTGGGATTCATCATCTTAAAACGTGGTTTAGGTCCAATTGATGAAAAACATTTTTCATTTTGGATGTTCTTGTATGCAGCCATTAATCGTTGGGGAACAAGCCTAGGAGAGGACAAAAATTATGTATTGTACTTTTATCGAGGGATCGGAGATGCATTCCTCGTTTTCCAAAATGTAATTCCAAAATTAAGAGTGAATCTTTTTGATTTCCAAAATCCAAAACACCTACCCTACAATTTAAATCTTTTGTTCTGGATTTTTAGTTTGAGTTTAGGAATTTTGAATTTCCGTACAATGTGGACAAAATTCAAACAAGAAATTTTAATTCTATTCTTTTGGTTAGTTCCTTCCATTGGATTTTATACTTGGTGGGAAGGTTATTTTTTTGAATTTTGGGTTGGTACTATCATTGGCCTTTGGATTCTAAATTCATATATCCTAAGTTCCTTCCAAATCAAAGTTTTACCAAAATTCTCAAATGCAATTTTGCATGTGTCTTACTCTTTTCTTTTCATTTTCTATTTCTTAACAAACTTCACTTTTTCAACATTACCTAGATCCATTGGACCAAAGTTTGGTTATACAGAAGGAATCCAGGGACCTGTCGAAAAATTAGCGGAAGAATCCATTTACAGATAGGTATCCATTATGTTATTCAACTCACTCGAATTTTTAGTCTTCTTTTTTATAACCATTATCATTGGTAATATACTAAAAAATAGATGGCAAAGGTTATTCTTCTTACTTGCCAGTTATTATTTTTACATGGCATGGCAACCATCGTCAATTTCATGTTCGGCGATGGCAGACAGTGGATTAAAATACTTCTCAGACAGAATGTATTGTGATCTAAAAATCAATCCATATGTATTTATTTTAGTATTCTCAACTTTCATCGACTATTTTGCAGCAAGAGCGATTGAATCAAAACAAGATGGTGATTCCAAACGAGGATGGTTACTTGTTTTATCTCTGGTTGTTAACATTGGAACACTTGGTTTTTTCAAATACACCGATTTTTTATTAGGTGTGATAAATGATATCCACTTATTAGGTTCCTTTCAATTCGAAAAACAAAACATCATCTTACCAGTTGGAATCTCCTTTTATACATTCCAATCTATGAGTTACACGATTGATGTTTACAATCGTAAAATTGAAGCTCGCAAATCTTTTTTAGATTTTGCATTATATGTGGCTTTTTTTCCTCAATTGGTTGCTGGTCCAATCGTTCGCGCCGAAACTTTTTTCCGTGATTTAGATTATCGACTCAGTGTCCATAAAGAACATATTGAAGCCGCCTTTGCTTTGATTCTAATAGGATTTACGAGAAAAATTGTATTTGCTGATAACCTAGCTAAGGTTGTTGATTCGACTTTTGCAAACTATCAAAATCTAAATTCCATCGAGATTTGGACTGGCGCATTGGCATTTGGATGGCAAATCTATTTTGATTTTGCGGGTTATACTGATATCGCCATCGGAGTTGCTCGTTTGTTCGGATTCCAATTTAATGCAAATTTCAACTTCCCAATGTCATGTAAGAATATTGCGGACCATTGGTCACGTTGGCATATTTCTTTTTCAACATGGATTCGTGACTACATCTACATTCCGTTAGGTGGTTCTCGGGTGAGTGTCATAATGTATATCAGAAATATCATGATCACTTGGTTATTTGCAGGATTGTGGCATGGTGCTGCTTATCATTATGTGGGATGGGGATTATGGCAAGGAACTATGTTACTTACTCATAAGTTCTACGGTGATACCCCTGTTTCAAAATTCTTAAATGAAAAAGGTGGAAAATCATACGAACTATTCTCTCGGGTATTTACCATGTTTTGTTTAGCATTTGGTTTTATCATGTTTAGAGCAGAGACAATGGAAAAAGCAATTCCGATGATGAAAGCTTTGTTATTTATCAACGATTCAGGAGTTCCCGTTACACGATGGATGAATTATCGATTTGGGATACTGTTAGTCATTTGTTTTACTGCAAGTTACATTTTCTCTAAGAGACAAATCCCAACTTTACTAACGGGCAGTTGGATGAAATATTCAATTTTTGTTATCGTGAATCTATTACTTTTACTATTATTTGGAGTAACAGAAAGTCAGAACTTCCTCTACTTTCAATTTTAATTATGAACTTACTAAAAGAAACATTCCATTTTTTAAAAGATAAGAAGATCATTACTGTTTTTGTTTTTCTTCTGTTATTTGAACTCATATTACAACTGGGATTTTACAAACCCTTTTTGAAAAAAAATTCTTATGCATCCAACATCAATCGAGTTACGGAACATGTTGTATCCAAAAGGGAAGTTCTAAATCCGGATATACTGATTGTGGGAACATCTGTAGCCTTCGAAGGTATCAGCATTCGTATTCTCAATGAGAACTTGAAAAAATTAGGATGGAAAACACAATCCATTGCAGTCAGAGGATCAGAATTAGTGGTCCAACATCGTATTTTGGAAGAATACTTAGACCAATTCCCTAATGTTAAAATCATTCTTCATGTCATGGAACCTGGCATGCCTTGGGTAGATCGCAATTATGTAGTAGACCCAACCCTTGCCATGTTGTCCGAACTCGGAAATTTTAAAGCGATCCCAACTGTCTTAGATTTTGAATACCAATTAAATTTTTCGAATTATCTGTATTTAATTTCTAAATCAGTAGCATATCGAAAAGATATGTCTGATTTTGTAATTAATTTCAATGAACGCCTAAAAGCGATTTCACGCAAAAATAAAAATCCAAATGAAAATCCTTGGGATTATGAGAATGACCATCCTGAATCGATTGATGAATACAATCTTACAAGTGTTGAAGATTGTATGAACCGACTTGCACTACACTTACCCATTGATATTCCAAAAGGTTCGAATCCTGATCACCGAAGGATGTTGTTTGAAACTTGTGGGATCGCAAGTATTGTTCCTAAAGATTCTGATGCTACTGAAGATACAAAACGTTATTTTCGAAGGCTAACGAAAATGTATGATTTTATTGGGAATCGAAAGATTCACATCATCAATGTTTTTGCTCCTTATTCAGACGTTATACGTAAAGTGAATAACGAAGGAAGAATGAAAGTTTGGAAAGATGGACTGTCAGAAGCTCTAAAAGGACATCAAACACTTGATGAAATGGACTTACAAGATTCGTTAGGTGACAAAAATGGACAATTCTGTTTTGACTTGATTCACTTGAACCAACAAGGTATGATTGAATTTTCAAATATTCTTTCCAAAGAATTGGAGAAAAAACTTGGATCAAAATGATATCACTCTCAATCAGTTACAAAACGAAGTAAACGATTGGATACAAACCATTGGTGTTCGTTATTTTTCTGAACTCACAAATTTAGCAATTCTTGTTGAAGAAGTGGGTGAATTATCTCGATTGATGGCTAGAAAGTATGGTGACCAATCGTTCAAGTCAGGTGAATCTGCAGAACAAATCCCAAGTGAAATTGGAGACATTTTATTTGTTTTAACTTGCCTTGCTAATCAAATGGGGATTTCTCTTCAAGATGTAATCACATCAACCATTCAAAAAAACACGAAACGTGATTTAAATCGCCATAAAAATAATCCAAAACTTTAAAACTTGGTTTCTAATTCTAACACAGGAATTCCAGCTTCCCTACGAATTGCATTCCAATACGCAGATAAATGAGCTGGATGAGAATTCATGTCGGATATACAGTATTCGAATTTTTGTTTAAATCTTTGATCGTGTTCTAAGTAAGATTTATAGTCATCATACCCATCCAACATAATTTGGAAAAATTTTGTTTGGCCAATAAAATCATAGTCTTCACGAAAAAACATATATGCATGTGCTAAATCGTGAAGTAGATGTTCGAAAGCATCTCTTTTTCCTTCCACCAATGTGCCAGTCAAGGCATCATCCCAACTAATCGTTGCAAAACGAATTCCTTTACTCTGGGATTCCAACATTTCCAAAGAGGTTGGATTATAATCTATGAGTTGTATGTTCCATTCAGATCGACTCCATTTCCAAAGTGCATGCCGAACCGTATCCGGCATTCCATAAAACCTAACCACTTCTAAAAAATCTTTTGAAGAATCACGATTTGGAAGTTTTTGTCCCATTCTGAGAAATGGATGTCGTTTGACCCTTTTTTCTAAATATAATAATACAATTTGATAGGAAACTTCACTACCAGTGAGTTTGTTATTTTCCCAATCAGATTTTAACTCTAATAATTTTGGTCTTAGTTCACTTGCTTCCATTGGAAGCAAAACTTCAGGTATACAAATCTTTTTAAATGAACCGTAAATTTGTCCATTGTCATGTGGCATACTATTCGCTTAGTCCATAATAATCAGTTCCATGATTCAATAATCCACCAGATTCTCCTCCTAAAAACAAGAAGGTTCCATCTGAAAATTTTACACCACTATGTTTGGATACACTGATCCTAGACATTCCCATTTCATAAAAACTATTACTCTTGGCATAATCCAATTTTTCGATCATACGACTTGGTTCACTTGTATTATAACGATAAGCTCCACCATAAAATAGAACTCCTCCATCTGGAAGTTCTAAAGCAAAACTCCATTCTCTTCTATATAATGAATTTGCAACGGTTATTATTCGATTCTTTGTAACATCATATAACATCGTTGCATTACTTAAATTTGACAATTGTGCACCATAAATCAAAACATTTCCATCAGAAAGTTTTAAACATTTTAAGGCGCCAACTGGTGTTGGTAAACTCGGTCCCCAACTAAATGTTTCTGTATTTGGATCAAAAAACTCGGTTGTATCTTTTGGGGCAAAAATTCCGTCAGTTCCACCAATGATCATCACTCTTCCATCATTCAATACTACAGAACATGAGAATGAACGTGGAGTTTTTAACCGATTAGAAAGCTGAGTGAATGTTTCGGTACTTGGATCATAAATTTCAGCAGTATTTAATGTAGTAAAATACAAACTTGGATTAGCTGGTGTAAAATCTCTAATACCACCAATCACCATAACCTTTCCATTCGGTAACTTTACAATATCATGCATGTGCCTTGGCTCAACCATAGAACCAGATTGGGTAAAAGCTGTGGTTTCTGTATCAAAAATATAACTTTCAGTGAGAGAAGTCGCCACAGAGAATTTGATCCCACCTGTTATCAGCAATCGTTTCCCATCTAACATCACTCCTCTTTCACCACGATGGATTTCAGGCAAACTAGGATTTGTTAGTTGGAAGGAATTTGACCCACGTCGAAGGATTTCTGCGCTGGAATTATATCCATAAATTGCAATTACATCCCCATTTTGATTTTGAAATGCATCAAATTCAGAACGTCCAAAATTTAAGTATGGTCCTGCAACTAGTCCTATGAGTCGTATCGTGATAGTATTCGTTACAACATTTAGTGCTTTGTCAGTTGCATTAGGGAAACTAAATGTAATGGAGCCAGGTTCATTCGATGTAAAATTAGTTTCAAAATAAACGCGAAATTTAGTATCACTAATCTTCTGGATGGAACGAAATACAATAAAAGGGGCCAATTTTCCACTTATGGAAGGAAGTCCAAATTGATTGAGTGGTTCTGAACTTTCAAAGTCCCAATAACGAGCTGTAAAAAATGTATAATCGGTAATCGGTAGATACGAAACTAAACTAACTGTTGGTAGTTGTGTATCTACAATAATAGGATATTTACTTTCAGATAATGTTTCACCTAATCCAGATACAACGCTAGACAAATTAACTTCATAACAACCGTCACTTGTGATGGGATCAAATTGAATCAAAAGCTGATCATTGCCTATTTTGGTAAAACTAATATTTGAAAAAGTTTGTTCGTTTAAATCGGCAAGGAATGAAGTGTCTAAGGATGCAAGTTCTCGGTTACATTGCAATAATACCTGATCAATATTGCCAAAGGATTTGGTATTTGACTTTTCTTTGCATTCAAATGCACCTGCATTCCCAACTGATGCAAGCAAAAGACCTGAAATTGATTTTGGGTCAAAAACATTCTTAAATTCACCAGGGACAAGACATCCAAATAACAAAAACACAATTGAGAAATAAATTTTATTCAAAACTATATTCCTCCGTGTTTGCAAGTATACTTCCTATCCTACCACCTAATATCATTCCTCCACCAGTGGAAGAATATTGGATTTCGCATCCTTCCCATCTTGCATTTAAAGATCTACCTGTCATATAAAATCGATGATCAGATTCAGACCATGATTCTGTATCCAAAATTGAATCAAAGGTACTACCATTGACAGTTCGATATTCCAAACCACCTGCAATGATAATTTGGTCTTTACCATATGGAAACATAAAGGAACTTCCCCACTCTCTTCCAAAGAGAAGATTTTTATGGTCACGAATGGTATCTGTCATTGGATTATAAATCTGTGCTCGCAAGATTGGTTGGTTGTCATCAAAACGGGAACTGATTCCACCTAAAATTAAAACTTCACCATTACTTAATGCATGAGTAAAATGATTAAAACGTCTTATTACTTTAGCAGAGGAAGTCGATAGAGTTTTTGAACTAATATCATAAATTTCAATGCTATCAATAGAACGTGCATAATAATCGGAAGGGTTAGGTCCAGTAACGTCCGATCTTTCTCCTCCCGTGATGATCACCTTACCTGCGATTACCGATACTACCTGTGATTGTTTGCCACGAGAATCAACAAGATCACCAATGGTTTCGACCGTCATACTGTAAGGATCAGAAGTGACATGAATCAGTTCCACCATTGATACGGATTGAAACGGAGAAAATGGGCTAAGTCCTCCTACAACTAAAACATCACCATTTGGCAATACAGTCATTTTATGAAGTTGTCTAGGTGTCGTAAGGAATGGTCCTTCTGTCCATGTATTGGTAATTGGATCAAATATCTCAGTGGAATTTAAACTACCATTCGATGGATTTCCAACCTTGCCACCAAAGCCACCAGAAACCAAGAACCTTCCATCTAAAAGTTTAACAATTGCAAATTCCTGTCGACGGTAGATCATATCGGGAGCAAACGTGAATTCTTTTGTCACAGAATTATAATATTCTGTACTACTCAATGTTCCGTTCCCATTAATCAAAACACCCGACTTGGCTCTACCACCTAAAACCATTTTGCGCCCATCATTGAGTTCCATCCCTACACAGGAACGTCTAGCAATGTTCATATTGGGACCACTTTTAAATGCAAATACCTTTACTGGCACTGCAATAGTTCCTTGGGTATTAGAAGCTTTGTCCTTCACTCCATTAAAACTGATAGTAAGAATTCCACCATTTGCATTTGGATTCCCTGCAAACAATAATCGAATATTTTTTTGTGAGACGATGATATCGGATACAACCAAGGTATTTTTTGCATTCCCCGAAAGACTTACTTGCGATAAATTCCCTTCCCAAACAATTTCCTCATTTGCTTCTACATCCAAAAAGCCAGTTTGTAACTCAGAAATATCAATACTATTTCCAGTTTTTAACTGTAATAAAGGAGGATTTGAATCGATCTCAAATTCAAAAGACTCTGGATTCACCAAAAGAGATTCATTCAGATAATAGTCTTTTAAATTCAAAGTGAACTTACCAGTTGTCACTGATGGTGACATACGAATTTCATATAAATATTTACTTCGTGGAATTACTTGTGAAATTGGATTCATTCCTGAATTGGAGATAGGTAATCTTAAACCATCTGCTTTCGTTGTAAAATCATGATTTGTTGAAACATACAATACACCTCCAGGCTGAACACGATTGGACGAAAATTCCATTTGCACAACAGAATCACCACCTAACATAAGCAATCCTAGGTTTACTGGCGAAGAAGGATCCAATGGGTTAGATCCTGATGGTATTCTACAGGATACCATCAATAATGCGAAAAAGAGAAATCTAATCTTTCCCATACACTTCCACCCTAGTATCAGTCAAAGCTGAATCCCCAAAAATAACAATGCCCTTTGTCGTTAAGAAAGCGGAATGTTCAGATCTCGGAGACATCATAGTGTCTACTATATAATTCTTACGTTCAAAATGATCATATATTTCTAAAATACCCGATTTATAATAAGTGTCGACTCCCCCAGTGAAAAATACTTGTTCATCAGAAAATCTAACGATTGCACTTCCATTTTTAAATCGACTGGTAAACCCAAGACTAGTAGTAGATGATAAACTTTCGTTCCATGATTCAATCGCCTTTGAACCTGTGCCTTCGCGGTTCATTCCACCGAATAACACACGATCCATGTTCGGCATTTTTAAATTGGTTACGTTTGATCTGGCAGTTGCAAAATTCCCAAGTAAACTCGTCAGACTAAAGTTGTTTGTGTTGATTGTATAAATTGTGTTTGAAAAAAATGCGTATGGATCTATGCGATCTCTGCCACCAAAATATAAAATGCGAGAATTCGCTTCGTCATATTCAGTTGCATGAAAAATAATTCCTATTGGGAAATCTGATGATCCGTCGAGTAAAACAGAGGAATTTCCAG
The Leptospira levettii genome window above contains:
- a CDS encoding MBOAT family O-acyltransferase, which translates into the protein MLFNSLEFLVFFFITIIIGNILKNRWQRLFFLLASYYFYMAWQPSSISCSAMADSGLKYFSDRMYCDLKINPYVFILVFSTFIDYFAARAIESKQDGDSKRGWLLVLSLVVNIGTLGFFKYTDFLLGVINDIHLLGSFQFEKQNIILPVGISFYTFQSMSYTIDVYNRKIEARKSFLDFALYVAFFPQLVAGPIVRAETFFRDLDYRLSVHKEHIEAAFALILIGFTRKIVFADNLAKVVDSTFANYQNLNSIEIWTGALAFGWQIYFDFAGYTDIAIGVARLFGFQFNANFNFPMSCKNIADHWSRWHISFSTWIRDYIYIPLGGSRVSVIMYIRNIMITWLFAGLWHGAAYHYVGWGLWQGTMLLTHKFYGDTPVSKFLNEKGGKSYELFSRVFTMFCLAFGFIMFRAETMEKAIPMMKALLFINDSGVPVTRWMNYRFGILLVICFTASYIFSKRQIPTLLTGSWMKYSIFVIVNLLLLLLFGVTESQNFLYFQF
- a CDS encoding nucleotide pyrophosphohydrolase, producing MDQNDITLNQLQNEVNDWIQTIGVRYFSELTNLAILVEEVGELSRLMARKYGDQSFKSGESAEQIPSEIGDILFVLTCLANQMGISLQDVITSTIQKNTKRDLNRHKNNPKL
- a CDS encoding Kelch repeat-containing protein; its protein translation is MNKIYFSIVFLLFGCLVPGEFKNVFDPKSISGLLLASVGNAGAFECKEKSNTKSFGNIDQVLLQCNRELASLDTSFLADLNEQTFSNISFTKIGNDQLLIQFDPITSDGCYEVNLSSVVSGLGETLSESKYPIIVDTQLPTVSLVSYLPITDYTFFTARYWDFESSEPLNQFGLPSISGKLAPFIVFRSIQKISDTKFRVYFETNFTSNEPGSITFSFPNATDKALNVVTNTITIRLIGLVAGPYLNFGRSEFDAFQNQNGDVIAIYGYNSSAEILRRGSNSFQLTNPSLPEIHRGERGVMLDGKRLLITGGIKFSVATSLTESYIFDTETTAFTQSGSMVEPRHMHDIVKLPNGKVMVIGGIRDFTPANPSLYFTTLNTAEIYDPSTETFTQLSNRLKTPRSFSCSVVLNDGRVMIIGGTDGIFAPKDTTEFFDPNTETFSWGPSLPTPVGALKCLKLSDGNVLIYGAQLSNLSNATMLYDVTKNRIITVANSLYRREWSFALELPDGGVLFYGGAYRYNTSEPSRMIEKLDYAKSNSFYEMGMSRISVSKHSGVKFSDGTFLFLGGESGGLLNHGTDYYGLSE
- a CDS encoding Kelch repeat-containing protein → MGKIRFLFFALLMVSCRIPSGSNPLDPSSPVNLGLLMLGGDSVVQMEFSSNRVQPGGVLYVSTNHDFTTKADGLRLPISNSGMNPISQVIPRSKYLYEIRMSPSVTTGKFTLNLKDYYLNESLLVNPESFEFEIDSNPPLLQLKTGNSIDISELQTGFLDVEANEEIVWEGNLSQVSLSGNAKNTLVVSDIIVSQKNIRLLFAGNPNANGGILTISFNGVKDKASNTQGTIAVPVKVFAFKSGPNMNIARRSCVGMELNDGRKMVLGGRAKSGVLINGNGTLSSTEYYNSVTKEFTFAPDMIYRRQEFAIVKLLDGRFLVSGGFGGKVGNPSNGSLNSTEIFDPITNTWTEGPFLTTPRQLHKMTVLPNGDVLVVGGLSPFSPFQSVSMVELIHVTSDPYSMTVETIGDLVDSRGKQSQVVSVIAGKVIITGGERSDVTGPNPSDYYARSIDSIEIYDISSKTLSTSSAKVIRRFNHFTHALSNGEVLILGGISSRFDDNQPILRAQIYNPMTDTIRDHKNLLFGREWGSSFMFPYGKDQIIIAGGLEYRTVNGSTFDSILDTESWSESDHRFYMTGRSLNARWEGCEIQYSSTGGGMILGGRIGSILANTEEYSFE